A single Gadus macrocephalus chromosome 22, ASM3116895v1 DNA region contains:
- the ubp1 gene encoding upstream-binding protein 1 isoform X4, whose product MPFSEQQFSYCTHHQAHPPHRSDVLALPIFKQEDSSLPDDVETKNLPFQYVLCAATSPAVKLHDETLTYLNQGQSYEVRMLDNRKPGELPEIHNKMVKSTVRVVFHDRRLQYTEHQQLEGWKWNRPGDRLLDIDIPMSVGIVEPKTNPSQLNAAEFLWDINKRTSVFVQVHCISTEFTPRKHGGEKGVPFRIQIDTFAPGEAADYTEHLHSSSCQIKVFKPKGADRKQKTDREKMEKRTALEKEKYQPSYDTTILSEMRLEPIIEDAADHELKKSSKRTLPADCGDSLAKRGSCSPWPDNAYVSTNQAATPSFTSSPLSTYTASSVPDSESSSPNHQADPVSNVNTEQLSPTASIQDAQKWLLKNRFNSYARLFSHFSGSDLLKLTRDDLVQICGAADGIRLFNALKSRSVRPRLTLYVCQEALSESPLLERRGNSENGEPGSPSSLYGTMYHALYLEDLTAAELIRKMASVCNLPLCTINQVYRQGPTGIHILLSDQMVYNLPDESCFLICSLKDDLGEGLHLILK is encoded by the exons CGACGTGCTCGCTCTCCCCATCTTCAAGCAGGAGGACTCCAGCCTGCCCGACGACGTTGAGACCAAAAACCTGCCATTCCAGTATGTGCTCTGTGCCGCCACGTCGCCTGCTGTCAAACTGCACGACGAGACCCTCACATACCTcaaccaag GCCAGTCTTACGAGGTGCGCATGTTGGACAACAGGAAACCAGGGGAGTTACCTGAGATACACAACAAGATGGTTAAG agcacgGTGCGCGTGGTGTTCCATGACCGCCGGCTGCAGTACACGGAGCACCAGCAGCTGGAGGGCTGGAAGTGGAATCGCCCCGGCGACCGTCTCCTTGACATCG ACATCCCCATGTCGGTGGGTATCGTAGAGCCCAAGACGAACCCCTCCCAGTTGAATGCTGCAGAGTTCCTCTGGGACATCAACAAGAGAACCTCTGTTTTTGTACAG gtacaCTGCATCAGCACAGAGTTCACCCCCAGGAAGCACGGCGGGGAGAAGGGGGTGCCCTTCCGGATCCAGATCGACACCTTCGCCCCCGGAGAGGCGGCCGACTACACGGAGCACCtgcactcctcctcctgccaGATCAAAGTCTTCAAG ccaaagGGAGCAGACCGGAAGCAGAAGACTGACagggagaagatggagaagcGCACAGCACTAGAGAAGGAGAAGTACCAGCCATCCTACGATACCACTATCCTGTCAGAG aTGAGGCTGGAGCCCATCATAGAGGACGCGGCGGACCACGAGCTCAAGAAGTCCAGCAAGCGGACTCTCCCGGCCGACTGTGGCGACTCGCTGGCCAAGAGGGGCAGT TGTTCCCCGTGGCCGGACAACGCCTATGTCAGCACAAACCAGGCAGCTaccccctccttcacctcctcccccctctccacctaCACAGCCTCCTCGGTACCAGACAG CGAATCTTCGTCCCCCAACCACCAGGCCGACCCGGTCAGCAATGTCaacacagag CAGCTCAGCCCAACGGCCTCCATCCAGGACGCCCAGAAGTGGCTCCTAAAGAACCGCTTCAACTCCTATGCGCGCCtcttctcccacttctcag gttCCGATTTGTTGAAGCTCACCCGGGACGACCTGGTCCAGATATGTGGGGCCGCCGACGGCATCAGGCTCTTTAATGCACTTAAATCCAG GTCAGTGCGTCCCAGGCTGACTCTGTACGTCTGCCAGGAGGCACTGAGCGAGAGCCCCCTGCTGGAGAGACGTGGCAACAGCGAGAACGGGGAGCCCGGCAGCCCCTCCAGCCTCTACGGTACTA tgtACCACGCTCTCTACCTAGAGGACTTGACCGCAGCAGAGCTGATTCGCAAGATGGCGTCCGTGTGCAACCTTCCCCTCTGCACCATCAACCAGGTGTACCGCCAGGGCCCCACTGGCATACACATACTGCTCAgtgaccag ATGGTGTACAACCTCCCTGACGAGAGCTGCTTTCTGATCTGCTCTCTTAAAG acgaCCTCGGCGAGGGTCTCCATCTGATCCTGAAGTAG
- the ubp1 gene encoding upstream-binding protein 1 isoform X3, with protein MPFSEQQFSYCTHHQAHPPHRSDVLALPIFKQEDSSLPDDVETKNLPFQYVLCAATSPAVKLHDETLTYLNQGQSYEVRMLDNRKPGELPEIHNKMVKSTVRVVFHDRRLQYTEHQQLEGWKWNRPGDRLLDIDIPMSVGIVEPKTNPSQLNAAEFLWDINKRTSVFVQVHCISTEFTPRKHGGEKGVPFRIQIDTFAPGEAADYTEHLHSSSCQIKVFKPKGADRKQKTDREKMEKRTALEKEKYQPSYDTTILSECNAACALDLLLSMCVPGSSQMRLEPIIEDAADHELKKSSKRTLPADCGDSLAKRGSCSPWPDNAYVSTNQAATPSFTSSPLSTYTASSVPDSESSSPNHQADPVSNVNTEQLSPTASIQDAQKWLLKNRFNSYARLFSHFSGSDLLKLTRDDLVQICGAADGIRLFNALKSRSVRPRLTLYVCQEALSESPLLERRGNSENGEPGSPSSLYVYHALYLEDLTAAELIRKMASVCNLPLCTINQVYRQGPTGIHILLSDQMVYNLPDESCFLICSLKDDLGEGLHLILK; from the exons CGACGTGCTCGCTCTCCCCATCTTCAAGCAGGAGGACTCCAGCCTGCCCGACGACGTTGAGACCAAAAACCTGCCATTCCAGTATGTGCTCTGTGCCGCCACGTCGCCTGCTGTCAAACTGCACGACGAGACCCTCACATACCTcaaccaag GCCAGTCTTACGAGGTGCGCATGTTGGACAACAGGAAACCAGGGGAGTTACCTGAGATACACAACAAGATGGTTAAG agcacgGTGCGCGTGGTGTTCCATGACCGCCGGCTGCAGTACACGGAGCACCAGCAGCTGGAGGGCTGGAAGTGGAATCGCCCCGGCGACCGTCTCCTTGACATCG ACATCCCCATGTCGGTGGGTATCGTAGAGCCCAAGACGAACCCCTCCCAGTTGAATGCTGCAGAGTTCCTCTGGGACATCAACAAGAGAACCTCTGTTTTTGTACAG gtacaCTGCATCAGCACAGAGTTCACCCCCAGGAAGCACGGCGGGGAGAAGGGGGTGCCCTTCCGGATCCAGATCGACACCTTCGCCCCCGGAGAGGCGGCCGACTACACGGAGCACCtgcactcctcctcctgccaGATCAAAGTCTTCAAG ccaaagGGAGCAGACCGGAAGCAGAAGACTGACagggagaagatggagaagcGCACAGCACTAGAGAAGGAGAAGTACCAGCCATCCTACGATACCACTATCCTGTCAGAG TGCAACGCAGCATGTGCCCTGGACCTTCTACTGAGTATGTGtgtccctggctcctcccagaTGAGGCTGGAGCCCATCATAGAGGACGCGGCGGACCACGAGCTCAAGAAGTCCAGCAAGCGGACTCTCCCGGCCGACTGTGGCGACTCGCTGGCCAAGAGGGGCAGT TGTTCCCCGTGGCCGGACAACGCCTATGTCAGCACAAACCAGGCAGCTaccccctccttcacctcctcccccctctccacctaCACAGCCTCCTCGGTACCAGACAG CGAATCTTCGTCCCCCAACCACCAGGCCGACCCGGTCAGCAATGTCaacacagag CAGCTCAGCCCAACGGCCTCCATCCAGGACGCCCAGAAGTGGCTCCTAAAGAACCGCTTCAACTCCTATGCGCGCCtcttctcccacttctcag gttCCGATTTGTTGAAGCTCACCCGGGACGACCTGGTCCAGATATGTGGGGCCGCCGACGGCATCAGGCTCTTTAATGCACTTAAATCCAG GTCAGTGCGTCCCAGGCTGACTCTGTACGTCTGCCAGGAGGCACTGAGCGAGAGCCCCCTGCTGGAGAGACGTGGCAACAGCGAGAACGGGGAGCCCGGCAGCCCCTCCAGCCTCTACG tgtACCACGCTCTCTACCTAGAGGACTTGACCGCAGCAGAGCTGATTCGCAAGATGGCGTCCGTGTGCAACCTTCCCCTCTGCACCATCAACCAGGTGTACCGCCAGGGCCCCACTGGCATACACATACTGCTCAgtgaccag ATGGTGTACAACCTCCCTGACGAGAGCTGCTTTCTGATCTGCTCTCTTAAAG acgaCCTCGGCGAGGGTCTCCATCTGATCCTGAAGTAG
- the ubp1 gene encoding upstream-binding protein 1 isoform X9 — MLDNRKPGELPEIHNKMVKSTVRVVFHDRRLQYTEHQQLEGWKWNRPGDRLLDIDIPMSVGIVEPKTNPSQLNAAEFLWDINKRTSVFVQVHCISTEFTPRKHGGEKGVPFRIQIDTFAPGEAADYTEHLHSSSCQIKVFKPKGADRKQKTDREKMEKRTALEKEKYQPSYDTTILSECNAACALDLLLSMCVPGSSQMRLEPIIEDAADHELKKSSKRTLPADCGDSLAKRGSCSPWPDNAYVSTNQAATPSFTSSPLSTYTASSVPDSESSSPNHQADPVSNVNTEQLSPTASIQDAQKWLLKNRFNSYARLFSHFSGSDLLKLTRDDLVQICGAADGIRLFNALKSRSVRPRLTLYVCQEALSESPLLERRGNSENGEPGSPSSLYGTMYHALYLEDLTAAELIRKMASVCNLPLCTINQVYRQGPTGIHILLSDQMVYNLPDESCFLICSLKDDLGEGLHLILK; from the exons ATGTTGGACAACAGGAAACCAGGGGAGTTACCTGAGATACACAACAAGATGGTTAAG agcacgGTGCGCGTGGTGTTCCATGACCGCCGGCTGCAGTACACGGAGCACCAGCAGCTGGAGGGCTGGAAGTGGAATCGCCCCGGCGACCGTCTCCTTGACATCG ACATCCCCATGTCGGTGGGTATCGTAGAGCCCAAGACGAACCCCTCCCAGTTGAATGCTGCAGAGTTCCTCTGGGACATCAACAAGAGAACCTCTGTTTTTGTACAG gtacaCTGCATCAGCACAGAGTTCACCCCCAGGAAGCACGGCGGGGAGAAGGGGGTGCCCTTCCGGATCCAGATCGACACCTTCGCCCCCGGAGAGGCGGCCGACTACACGGAGCACCtgcactcctcctcctgccaGATCAAAGTCTTCAAG ccaaagGGAGCAGACCGGAAGCAGAAGACTGACagggagaagatggagaagcGCACAGCACTAGAGAAGGAGAAGTACCAGCCATCCTACGATACCACTATCCTGTCAGAG TGCAACGCAGCATGTGCCCTGGACCTTCTACTGAGTATGTGtgtccctggctcctcccagaTGAGGCTGGAGCCCATCATAGAGGACGCGGCGGACCACGAGCTCAAGAAGTCCAGCAAGCGGACTCTCCCGGCCGACTGTGGCGACTCGCTGGCCAAGAGGGGCAGT TGTTCCCCGTGGCCGGACAACGCCTATGTCAGCACAAACCAGGCAGCTaccccctccttcacctcctcccccctctccacctaCACAGCCTCCTCGGTACCAGACAG CGAATCTTCGTCCCCCAACCACCAGGCCGACCCGGTCAGCAATGTCaacacagag CAGCTCAGCCCAACGGCCTCCATCCAGGACGCCCAGAAGTGGCTCCTAAAGAACCGCTTCAACTCCTATGCGCGCCtcttctcccacttctcag gttCCGATTTGTTGAAGCTCACCCGGGACGACCTGGTCCAGATATGTGGGGCCGCCGACGGCATCAGGCTCTTTAATGCACTTAAATCCAG GTCAGTGCGTCCCAGGCTGACTCTGTACGTCTGCCAGGAGGCACTGAGCGAGAGCCCCCTGCTGGAGAGACGTGGCAACAGCGAGAACGGGGAGCCCGGCAGCCCCTCCAGCCTCTACGGTACTA tgtACCACGCTCTCTACCTAGAGGACTTGACCGCAGCAGAGCTGATTCGCAAGATGGCGTCCGTGTGCAACCTTCCCCTCTGCACCATCAACCAGGTGTACCGCCAGGGCCCCACTGGCATACACATACTGCTCAgtgaccag ATGGTGTACAACCTCCCTGACGAGAGCTGCTTTCTGATCTGCTCTCTTAAAG acgaCCTCGGCGAGGGTCTCCATCTGATCCTGAAGTAG